Within Pseudomonas paeninsulae, the genomic segment GGCGCAATGTGCCGCCGATTGCTTCCAGGGCCAGGCGTTGACCGGCAGACATGTGCTGATCACCGCAGGGCCGACCCAGGAAAACATCGACCCGGTGCGTTACATCACCAACCACAGCTCCGGCAAGATGGGTTTCGCCCTCGCCGAAGCCGCCGCCGAAGCGGGTGCCAGGGTCACCCTGATCAGCGGTCCGGTGCACTTGCCGACCCCGGACCGGGTCAGCCGCATCGATGTGGTCAGCGCCCGCGACATGCTCGCCGCCTGCGAAGCCGCCATGCCCTGCGACCTGCTGATCGCCGCTGCCGCCGTTGCCGATTACCGCCCGGAAGTGGTCGCCCAGCACAAACTGAAGAAAGATCCTGCCAGCGGCGACGGCCTGCTCCTGCAAATGGTGCGCAACCCGGATATCCTTGCCACACTGGCTGGGCGCAGCGACCGACCGTTCAGTGTCGGCTTCGCGGCCGAGACCGAGAACCTGCTGGGCTATGCCTCGCGCAAGCTGCAGGATAAGAACCTCGACCTGATCGTTGCCAACGACGTGGCCAATCCCAGCATTGGCTTCAATAGCGAAGAAAACGCCATCACCATCATCGATCGCGACCTCCAGCAAAGCAGCTTCGTGCAAACCAGCAAAGGCAAAATCGCCCGCCAGCTGGTGGCCTTTATCGCTGACCGCTTGCACCGCGCCTGATGCACTCATTCACCGACCACAGAGCCTGACATGCACGCCTTACAAGCCAAAATCCTCGACCCGCGCCTGGGCAGCGAATTTCCCCTGCCGCAATACGCCACGCCCGGCTCCGCCGGCCTCGATCTGCGCGCCATGCTCCAGCAGGAGCTGATCCTCGAACCCGGGCAAACCGTGCTGATCCCCACCGGCCTGTCGATCTATATCGGCGACCCCGGTCTGGCGGCGCTGATCCTGCCGCGCTCGGGCCTTGGCCATAAGCACGGCATCGTCCTCGGCAACCTGGTCGGCCTGATCGACTCGGACTACCAGGGCGAACTGATGGTGTCCTGCTGGAACCGCGGCCAAAGCGCGTTCAGCATGGCCATCGGCGAGCGCATCGCCCAGCTGATCCTGGTACCGGTGGTGCAGGCGCACTTCGAGCTGGTCGAGCAGTTCGACGAAAGCCAGCGCGGCAGCGGCGGCTTTGGCCATTCCGGCAGTCACTGAGTGACGCCCCCTTTCAGGATGAACCGCCAAGGAAACGTTCGATGAAACGCTTCAAGCGCACCGCCAAGGACGCCACCACCAGCTCGGGCAGGCAGCCGCCAGGTACCGGCAAACAGACCGCCAGCGCCCTGCTTCCGGGTTTGCTGGCCGTTATCAGCGGACTGATTCTAGCCGGCGGACTGCTTTGGTTCGGCCTGTTCAACAACGTGCAGCAACAGCAACAGCAGCAACTCGCCCAGGCCTGGGGAGGCGCGCAGGCCGCGACATTGCAACAGGCATTGCGCCAGCTGGCCGCCGACACCAGCGCCGCGGCGCGCAACCCCGAACTGTTACACGCGCTGCAAAGCCGGGACAGCCAGCAGGTGCGGGCGGCCGAACGCAATCTGCGCTACTGGGATGGCGTGATCGATGCGCACCTCAATGCCCGCGGCGAAGCCGTGCAGGGCATGGGCCGGGAAGCACCGATGAACTTTGCCGCGCTGGACATGCTGCGTCGCGTGGAAAATGACCAGAAGCCTGCGGCCGAGGCCTACAAGATCGGCCAACGCTGGCTGGTCTACAGCGCAGCGCCACTGCGCCAGAGTGATGATCAACCAGCGCAGGGCACGCTGCTGCTGGCCGTCGAGCTGGACCGCCTGCTGGCCAGTTTGCCGCCGCTACCGGCAGGCGTCGGCCAACTGCAACTGCTTCAGCAATTCGGCAACACTGCCGGCCAGCTGCTGGCGCAACGCGGCCGAGCGCAGGGCGACGCACAACGCCTCGATAGCGGCAACCCGAACTGGCAGCTTAGCTTCACTCCAGGCCCGAGCCTGACCGCGCCGGCCTTCTCGCCGACATTGCCTGGCCTGGCGACTCTGCTGGCACTGGCCGGAGCCCTGCTTGGCCTCTACCTGGTGTACAGCAGCCAGCAACGACGTCTGCACAAGGATGCATTGCGACTTGAACAGCTGGTTAAAGAACTCTCAGCCGGTAAAGCCGTCAAAGCTTTCAGCCTGAGCCTGCCGGCGCTCGACAATCTGGTACAAACCCTGACCCGCCTATCGCGCCATACCAGCAAGTCCATGGAAAACCACAACAGCGCCGGCAACGCTTCGCCCGCAGCGGTACCCAGCCAGACGGCTGGGCTGATCGATCCGCTGTTTCAAGACACCGATATCCTCGATATCGACATTCTCGACGAAGACCAGGATCTCCTGGGACTGGAGCAACCCCCCTTGATGAATACGCAAAATTCAGCACCACAAGTGCCCGCCGACATCTTCCGCGCCTACGACATTCGCGGCGTGGTCGGCAGCAGTCTGACCGCGCAAACCGCCTACTGGATTGGCCGCGCGATCGGCTCGCAGAGCCTGGCGCAGGGCGAGCCGAATGTTGCCGTGGGCCGCGATGGCCGCCTGTCCGGCCCGGAGCTGGTCCAGCAACTGATTCAGGGCCTGCTCGACTGCGGCTGCAACGTCAGCGATGTCGGCATGGTGCCAACCCCGGTGGTCTACTACGCCGGGCATATCCTTGCGGGCAAATCCGCCGTGATGCTCACCGGCAGCCACAATCCACCGGATTACAATGGTTTCAAGATCGTCATCGCCGGCGACACCCTGGCCAATGAACAGATTCAAGCTCTCAAGGCCCGCATCGACAACAACGATCTGGTCAGCGGCGTCGGCACGGTCGAGCAGGTCGATGTGCTGGAGCGCTACTTCAACCACATTCGTGACGACATCGCCACGGCCAAACCGCTGAAGGTCGTGGTCGACTGCGGCAACGGCGCCGCCGGGGTAATCGCCCCGCAGCTGATCGAAGCCCTAGGCTGCACGGTGATCCCGCTGTTCTGCGATGTCGACGGCACCTTCCCCAAC encodes:
- the coaBC gene encoding bifunctional phosphopantothenoylcysteine decarboxylase/phosphopantothenate--cysteine ligase CoaBC, whose translation is MQRLYRKRIVLGVGGGIAAYKSAELVRRLRDQGADVHVVMTRGGREFITPLTLQALSGHPVHLDLLDPAAEAAMGHIELARWADLVLIAPATADLMARLAQGVADDLLTTLVLATDAPVALAPAMNQAMWRDPATQANAQLLSERGIRLFGPAAGSQACGDVGLGRMLEADDLAQCAADCFQGQALTGRHVLITAGPTQENIDPVRYITNHSSGKMGFALAEAAAEAGARVTLISGPVHLPTPDRVSRIDVVSARDMLAACEAAMPCDLLIAAAAVADYRPEVVAQHKLKKDPASGDGLLLQMVRNPDILATLAGRSDRPFSVGFAAETENLLGYASRKLQDKNLDLIVANDVANPSIGFNSEENAITIIDRDLQQSSFVQTSKGKIARQLVAFIADRLHRA
- the dut gene encoding dUTP diphosphatase, whose amino-acid sequence is MHALQAKILDPRLGSEFPLPQYATPGSAGLDLRAMLQQELILEPGQTVLIPTGLSIYIGDPGLAALILPRSGLGHKHGIVLGNLVGLIDSDYQGELMVSCWNRGQSAFSMAIGERIAQLILVPVVQAHFELVEQFDESQRGSGGFGHSGSH